Below is a window of Anaerobacillus alkaliphilus DNA.
TACCATCAAAGAAATTATGATTTTTAATCATTTCTAAAGATACAATTCCATTCAATCTCTCTATAATCTTCCCTTTTTCATCAATAAAAAGAGTCGTTGGAATACCAATTAACTGATAATCCTTCATCACTTTTCCATCACCATCAAATAATACAACATATTCAACTTGATAATGTTTAATAAATTCCTTCACTTGATTTGGATTTGGTTCTTCTTTTGTAACATTTACACCAATAATCGTAAACGTCTCGTTGTTTAACCTTTTGTCTAATTCTACTAATGTCGGCATTTCCTCTTGGCATGGTCCACACCAAGTAGCAAAAAAGTTTAGAATTACTTTTTTGCCTCGAAATTGAGAAAGTCTAACCATTTCACCTCTTGCATTGACTAGTTGAAAGTCTTGAGCTAAATCACCTTTATAAACTCCAGCTCTAGAAGCTGATGCTACGACATCTTGTTCCAGTCGTTTAGTTACATTTTCAGAACGCTCATAATTAAGTGCTAAAAATAAAAAAATAAAGAAAATAGCTGCTAAATAGAAAAAACGATTACGGAACATACAATCTCATCACCACCTTGTGATCTGATAAGTACTATAGTACATGTATATGCGGGGTTGTCTGATCAATTACAGGAACCTGCTGTTTTCAATGTCTACTTTACTCTAAAACATTTAGGGGAAGATCATCTTGCTTTTCTCTTTTTGCTTAAGTATAATTAGAAAAACTTGTTATAATTTTGCGATGATAAAGAAGAGTACATCAAGCAAAGCTTTTAGAGAGTCTGTGAATGGTGGAACACAGATAGTAGAACTTGATGGAATGGGCTTTTGAGCTTCCAAACCGAACTTACTTTCTAAGTGGTAGTAGGATTTGGCGTCTGTCCTTACGTTATCAAGGTAGCCATATCGCTTTATCAGCTGTATGGAAAGAGAGATTCTAATTTTAGAATAATTAGGGTGGTACCGCGGTCCATTCGTCCCTACTTTTAGGGATGAGTGGGCTTTTTTGTGTTTTTGATTAAACTATAAGATATTTTGAAAGGAAGAAACTAGTATGAAAACAATATTTTCAGGGATCCAACCAAGTGGGACTTTAACGTTAGGTAACTATTTAGGAGCAATGAAGCACTTTGTTGAGTTACAGAATGATCATCATTGTTACTTTTGTATTGTTGATGAACATGCGATTACAGTTCCGCAAGATCCAGTTCAACTAAGAAAAAACATTAAAAACTTAGCAGCACTTTATCTTGCTGCTGGAATCGATCCAAATAAATCAACGCTTTTTATTCAATCAGAGGTCGCAGCACATACTCAACTCGGATGGATGATGCAGTGTGTCGCTTATATAGGTGAGTTAGAAAGAATGACCCAGTTCAAAGATAAGTCTGATGGTAAAGATGCTGTTTCCAGTGCACTACTGACCTACCCACCTTTAATGGCGGCAGATATCCTCCTATATAATACTGATATTGTTCCTGTTGGCGAGGATCAAAAGCAACATTTAGAACTTACTCGTGATTTAGCTGAACGTTTTAATAAAAAGTTTAATGACATTTTCACTATCCCGGAAGTTCGAATCCCAAAAGTCGGGGCTCGAATTATGTCTCTAAACGACCCTACTAAAAAAATGAGTAAATCAAACCCGAACGCAAAAAGTTATATTTCGATGCTTGATGATGAAAATACTATTATGAAAAAAATTAAAAGTGCTGTTACTGATTCTGAAGGTGTTGTAAAGTATGACAAAGAAAACAAACCTGCCATCTCAAATCTATTGAGCATTCACTCATTATGTAGTGGTAAATCAATTGAACAGTTAGAGAGTGAGTTCGCAAAGCTGGGATACGGAGATTTCAAGCAAGCCGTTGGAGAAGCAGTCGTAAAAACCTTAAAACCAATTCAAGAGCGTTATCATGAAATGATTAGTTCAACTGAATTAGATGATATCTTAGACCTAGGTGCCGAAAAGGCAAACCTAATTGCTTCAAAAACTCTAGCCAAAGCAAAACGTGCGATGGGGTTAGGTAGGAAGAGATAACAACTAATTGTCAATTATGAATTATGAATTGTTGTTAGTGATGCTTCGAAGTTCTAAAATAACAAAAAGCGAAGACAATTAAGTCTTCGCTCTTTGTTATTTCACGCTCTCTGCATGTTGGAGTTCCCAAAGCTTTTCAAAAAACGGTTGGCCTTTTATCATCCGCTCACATAGCTGATAATGTTGGTGTGACCAGCCATCCCTTACTTCTGCATACAGGCTGTTCCATGCTTCTTCAAAATTCATTGATTGTATCATTTCATAGTTGGTTGGTGCCCATTCTGTATACCAATATTGAACCTCTGCTCTGTTGCCTGTCGAATACAATTGATCTAAAACCATAAACAATAACTGTTTTAACTGGCGTTCTTTCCGAATAAGACCACTCATTAACTTCGGATCTGGTGACAAGATATGATGTTCTCTTGGATGATCAAGATACTCAACATAGTAATTTTTCACAAATTCATTCATTGCTAATTCCAAAACAATCTCTTCCTGACGCGGCATTAGTCTACTCTTTCTAATTGGAGTCTGGTATCCCAAAGTATCAACAGCGAGAACCTTTTTTCCGTCAGTAGCGATAAAGCAATAGTCTAACTGAATTCGTTGATTGTTCTTTCTTTGAAAACTTTGTTGATATACATCATTTAGAAGCTCTTCTGGTAATTCTGCTAAGTTGTTTTCTATGTAGTTAAAAAGCTTGCTTGTCATCTTCACGATAACAACTTGATCTAAGAGTTCAATCTTATCATCTTTCCGCCATTCAAAAAATTCGCAGACATTATAACCATTTTCTTCGCCTTCAAACCAGTTGATCCATACATCCCGAATGTGGACCATCACAAAGCCCCCTTGCTCTAAGAATGTTGTACAAACAGTATGGGCATAGGTGAGGAAATTTATTCCACAATCCACGTTTTTAGGAATTTTTTTCATTTTACGTCTCTTATCGTTTAGAAGCAGGGATATAAATACTAATTACAATGAGAATAAAACCTATAAGAAAAAGATGAAATTCTACTCTATAAGAAATAAATTTTAGATAATAGAGGAACGTATAACCCGCTGTGACATAGTTCAAATAAGCAATCATACTTATTCCTCCAGATACGGCAAAACCAAACCCTACTAACAAAAGAAAAAGTCTAAAAATCATTGCTTGTCCACCAAAGACTATGGATTAGAACTTGATGCATTGGATACCCTCCATTCCTTATTTTTTCACCTAAACTATTACTTCGTCTAAAAAAGAAAAAAATCCTTTAAAAAAATAAGAAAAGCGCAAGGCACCACCTATCGGCGACAAGCAAATAATCTGCTTTTTATCTAACAAAGAAAGAGAAGCAAGAAGAAGCCTCTCTTTCTAATGAAACTGTGAGTCCTTTAAAATATCTTCTGCATTAATTTGAAGCAATTCATCCATTTTCATTTCACTATGTTTTTCTAAATATTCTTTTACAATTAAGTACCCAACACTGTAACCAAACCATTTTGGAAACGTACGAGATCTTTTATCACCGTATAAATACACATCGTGATTACTCTTTCCCTTTAAATCGAGATGACGTTTTACCCTCATCCAAAACGGTAAAAGTTCTTTTTTTGAATACAGGTTCACCCATGGTGCTAACATTTCTTTACCTTGTGTCTGTTCTACCGCAATTTCCGCCATTCCTTCTATAACCATAGAATCCAATAACGTTAATTCCTCCAATTGCTGTTCTAACATTGATAACCTACAAACGTGATTATATTCATGCGTAAGTAAAGCTTTAATTTCATTAGGCGAATTTTCTTTTGTTAAGAAGAGCACAACTACATTATGAAAACTTACACCAGTTTTCCCTTTTAGATCTTTCATAAGAACTTGGTTTCTTCTCTCCGCAGGAAAAATAAAGATTTCAGCATTTGCTCCGTTCCATTCCTTTTGTAACTTTTCATATTCAGTTTGTACAAGTTGCCAAACCTTGTTTTTTTCTAATTCTTTAACCTCATGAAGGATCTTAGCATCAGGAAAAAACATTCCATTATCTAAGAAGTACTTATGAAGTTGGGCAGCATGGTACTCTTCAAAATATTCCGCAATAGGCTCACATAAGAGTTCAGATTGTATCTGGAAATAATGTTTAGGAGAAACCTCTTTCCTTCGTTTAATAAAGTCCCTTATCAATACATTTGTTTTTGAAACACCCAACTGTAACCCCTCCTAATCTCCTCTACTTTCTATAGATATGTAAGAGTTGTTACGATGTCACTATTTAGTTTTTCTTTAACTTGTGTTTGTACATCTTTTAGCTTTTAGCTTTTAAAGGTTAAGCTGATCTTCTTTTCATGTTCATTCCATACTAGTGCTGCACTGAAAGTTTTATCCCCTTTCTTAAATCCTTTTAAGACATTAGTAGCCCCTGAATTAAGCAATTTGATTACTGTTGATTCAGTCAGCTTTTTTCCTAATAATATTTTTGAGATTGTAAAGGAACATGAAGTTTTTTTATAATTTGAACAACCATAAAACTTTCCTTTATCGATCACTTCTCCATCGCATAGTTTGCATTTCCCTAATTTTTTTCCTAACGTAAATTTCGTCGTG
It encodes the following:
- a CDS encoding YjbA family protein yields the protein MVHIRDVWINWFEGEENGYNVCEFFEWRKDDKIELLDQVVIVKMTSKLFNYIENNLAELPEELLNDVYQQSFQRKNNQRIQLDYCFIATDGKKVLAVDTLGYQTPIRKSRLMPRQEEIVLELAMNEFVKNYYVEYLDHPREHHILSPDPKLMSGLIRKERQLKQLLFMVLDQLYSTGNRAEVQYWYTEWAPTNYEMIQSMNFEEAWNSLYAEVRDGWSHQHYQLCERMIKGQPFFEKLWELQHAESVK
- a CDS encoding TlpA disulfide reductase family protein, which gives rise to MFRNRFFYLAAIFFIFLFLALNYERSENVTKRLEQDVVASASRAGVYKGDLAQDFQLVNARGEMVRLSQFRGKKVILNFFATWCGPCQEEMPTLVELDKRLNNETFTIIGVNVTKEEPNPNQVKEFIKHYQVEYVVLFDGDGKVMKDYQLIGIPTTLFIDEKGKIIERLNGIVSLEMIKNHNFFDGKINQ
- a CDS encoding DUF2268 domain-containing protein; amino-acid sequence: MGVSKTNVLIRDFIKRRKEVSPKHYFQIQSELLCEPIAEYFEEYHAAQLHKYFLDNGMFFPDAKILHEVKELEKNKVWQLVQTEYEKLQKEWNGANAEIFIFPAERRNQVLMKDLKGKTGVSFHNVVVLFLTKENSPNEIKALLTHEYNHVCRLSMLEQQLEELTLLDSMVIEGMAEIAVEQTQGKEMLAPWVNLYSKKELLPFWMRVKRHLDLKGKSNHDVYLYGDKRSRTFPKWFGYSVGYLIVKEYLEKHSEMKMDELLQINAEDILKDSQFH
- the trpS gene encoding tryptophan--tRNA ligase, whose product is MKTIFSGIQPSGTLTLGNYLGAMKHFVELQNDHHCYFCIVDEHAITVPQDPVQLRKNIKNLAALYLAAGIDPNKSTLFIQSEVAAHTQLGWMMQCVAYIGELERMTQFKDKSDGKDAVSSALLTYPPLMAADILLYNTDIVPVGEDQKQHLELTRDLAERFNKKFNDIFTIPEVRIPKVGARIMSLNDPTKKMSKSNPNAKSYISMLDDENTIMKKIKSAVTDSEGVVKYDKENKPAISNLLSIHSLCSGKSIEQLESEFAKLGYGDFKQAVGEAVVKTLKPIQERYHEMISSTELDDILDLGAEKANLIASKTLAKAKRAMGLGRKR